In one Pseudomonas fitomaticsae genomic region, the following are encoded:
- the rpsR gene encoding 30S ribosomal protein S18 — protein MARFFRRRKFCRFTAEDVKEIDYKDLNTLKAYVSETGKIVPSRITGTKARYQRQLATAIKRARFLALLAYTDSHGR, from the coding sequence ATGGCACGTTTCTTCCGTCGTCGTAAATTCTGCCGCTTCACCGCTGAAGACGTGAAGGAGATCGACTACAAAGATCTCAACACTCTGAAAGCTTACGTATCCGAGACCGGCAAAATCGTTCCAAGCCGCATCACCGGTACCAAAGCTCGTTATCAGCGTCAGCTGGCCACCGCTATCAAGCGCGCCCGCTTCCTGGCCCTGCTGGCCTACACCGACAGCCACGGCCGCTGA
- a CDS encoding YybS family protein, translating to MRALAEFIMRGRMQATLVVAGCATLPLLYWLGAAAGSLVLLRRGLADALGVVSLGLLPALIWWLYADDPRALLVLLGSSGLALVLRASESWVRTLLVSVAMGLVFSVVLGAAFAPQIEMLAQALVKVMPALLGDAYQQLSVDEQARFASLIAPVLTGLIAALLQIVSVLSLIVGRYWQALLYNPGGFGREFRAIRIPLGPAMLLLALMLLGPNLGAQMAMLTPLCSVPLVFAGLALIHGLVAQRRLAGFWLVGLYVTLLLFMQLIYPLLVVLAIVDSLIDFRGRVSKGTDNANGEG from the coding sequence ATGCGTGCCTTAGCTGAGTTCATCATGCGCGGCCGTATGCAGGCCACTCTTGTAGTGGCCGGGTGTGCAACATTGCCGTTGTTGTATTGGTTGGGTGCTGCCGCCGGGAGCCTGGTGCTTCTGCGGCGCGGATTGGCCGACGCCCTTGGTGTCGTGTCGCTGGGACTGCTGCCGGCATTGATCTGGTGGTTGTATGCCGATGACCCACGGGCACTTCTGGTGCTGCTGGGGTCTTCGGGGCTTGCGCTGGTGTTGCGCGCAAGCGAGTCCTGGGTCCGTACGCTGCTGGTCAGCGTAGCCATGGGGCTGGTGTTTTCAGTGGTGCTCGGGGCGGCGTTTGCGCCCCAGATCGAGATGCTGGCGCAGGCCTTGGTTAAGGTCATGCCCGCGCTTCTCGGTGATGCCTACCAACAATTGTCGGTAGACGAGCAGGCGCGTTTCGCGTCGCTGATCGCACCGGTCCTGACCGGCCTGATTGCGGCCTTGTTGCAGATCGTCAGCGTGCTGAGCCTGATTGTCGGGCGTTACTGGCAGGCGTTGTTGTACAACCCGGGTGGTTTTGGTCGCGAGTTTCGCGCCATCCGGATCCCGCTGGGGCCGGCGATGTTGCTGCTGGCGTTGATGCTTCTGGGCCCGAATCTCGGTGCACAGATGGCCATGTTGACGCCGTTGTGCAGTGTACCGCTGGTGTTCGCCGGGCTGGCCCTGATTCACGGGCTGGTGGCGCAAAGGCGACTGGCCGGTTTCTGGCTGGTGGGGTTGTACGTGACGCTGTTGCTGTTCATGCAGCTGATCTATCCGTTGCTCGTGGTTCTGGCCATTGTCGACAGCCTGATTGATTTTCGCGGTCGGGTGTCGAAAGGCACCGATAACGCGAACGGTGAAGGTTAA
- the rplI gene encoding 50S ribosomal protein L9 has product MQLILLEKIANLGNLGDKVNVKAGYGRNYLLPFGKATAATAANLAAFEERRAELEKAAADRKASAESRAAQLAELEVTITATAGDEGKLFGSIGTHDIADALTASGVEVAKSEVRLPNGTIRNVGEFDVAVHLHAEVEATVRVVVVAA; this is encoded by the coding sequence ATGCAACTGATCCTTCTGGAAAAAATCGCCAACCTGGGCAACCTGGGCGACAAAGTAAACGTTAAGGCCGGTTACGGCCGTAACTACCTGCTGCCTTTCGGCAAAGCCACCGCTGCGACCGCTGCCAACCTGGCTGCGTTCGAAGAGCGTCGCGCTGAGCTGGAAAAAGCCGCCGCAGACCGTAAAGCATCGGCTGAAAGCCGTGCTGCCCAACTGGCCGAGCTGGAAGTGACCATCACTGCCACCGCTGGCGACGAAGGCAAGCTGTTCGGTTCGATCGGTACTCACGACATCGCTGACGCACTGACCGCCTCCGGCGTTGAAGTGGCGAAAAGCGAAGTTCGTCTGCCGAACGGCACCATCCGCAACGTGGGTGAATTCGACGTGGCTGTGCACCTGCACGCCGAAGTTGAAGCCACCGTACGCGTTGTCGTGGTAGCAGCCTAA
- the dnaB gene encoding replicative DNA helicase, which translates to MNEISAPEQYDLQTAALKVPPHSIEAEQAVLGGLMLDNNAWERVLDQVSDGDFYRHDHRLIFRAIAKLADQNSPIDVVTLAEQLDKEGQTSQVGGLGYLGELAKNTPSVANIKAYAQIVRQRATLRQLIGISTEIADSAFNPEGRTAEEILDEAERQIFAIAEARPKTGGPVGVNELLTKAIDRIDTLFNTADAITGLSTGYTDLDEKTSGLQPADLIIVAGRPSMGKTTFAMNLVENAVLRSDKAVLVYSLEMPGESLIMRMLSSLGRIDQTKVRSGQLEDDDWPRLTSAVNLLNDRKLFIDDTAGISPSEMRARTRRLVREHGDIGLIMIDYLQLMQIPGSSGDNRTNEISEISRSLKALAKEFNCPVVALSQLNRSLEQRPNKRPVNSDLRESGAIEQDADVIMFVYRDEVYHPETEHKGIAEIIIGKQRNGPIGFIRLAFIGKYTRFENLAPGSYNFDDDE; encoded by the coding sequence ATGAACGAAATTTCCGCTCCCGAGCAATACGATCTGCAAACCGCTGCGCTGAAGGTGCCGCCGCATTCCATCGAGGCCGAACAGGCCGTACTCGGTGGTCTGATGCTGGACAACAACGCTTGGGAACGCGTGCTCGATCAAGTCTCCGACGGCGATTTCTACCGGCATGACCACCGTCTGATATTCCGTGCGATTGCCAAACTGGCCGATCAGAACTCGCCGATCGACGTCGTGACCCTGGCCGAGCAACTGGACAAGGAAGGTCAGACCTCCCAGGTCGGCGGCCTCGGTTACCTCGGCGAACTGGCGAAAAACACGCCGTCCGTCGCCAACATCAAGGCCTATGCGCAGATCGTCCGCCAGCGTGCGACGTTGCGCCAGTTGATCGGCATCAGCACGGAAATTGCCGACAGCGCCTTCAATCCCGAAGGCCGCACCGCCGAGGAAATCCTCGACGAAGCCGAGCGGCAGATCTTCGCGATTGCCGAAGCCCGGCCAAAAACCGGCGGCCCGGTGGGGGTCAACGAACTGCTGACCAAGGCCATCGACCGCATCGACACCCTGTTCAACACCGCCGACGCGATCACTGGCCTGTCCACCGGCTACACCGACCTCGACGAGAAGACCAGCGGCCTGCAACCGGCCGACCTGATCATCGTCGCCGGTCGTCCGTCGATGGGTAAGACCACCTTTGCGATGAACCTGGTGGAAAACGCCGTACTGCGCAGCGACAAGGCGGTGCTGGTGTACTCCCTCGAGATGCCAGGCGAATCGCTGATCATGCGTATGCTGTCGTCCCTTGGTCGTATCGACCAGACCAAGGTGCGTTCCGGCCAGCTGGAAGACGACGACTGGCCGCGCCTGACCTCGGCGGTCAACCTGCTCAACGACCGCAAGCTGTTCATCGATGACACCGCCGGCATCAGCCCGTCGGAGATGCGTGCGCGGACCCGGCGTCTGGTGCGCGAGCACGGTGACATCGGCCTGATCATGATCGACTACCTGCAGCTGATGCAGATCCCAGGCTCCAGCGGTGACAACCGGACCAACGAGATTTCCGAGATCTCCCGATCCCTGAAAGCCCTGGCCAAGGAATTCAACTGCCCGGTGGTCGCGCTGTCGCAGCTCAACCGCTCCCTGGAACAACGTCCCAACAAGCGCCCGGTGAACTCCGACTTGCGGGAATCCGGAGCGATCGAGCAGGACGCCGACGTGATCATGTTCGTGTACCGGGACGAGGTGTATCACCCGGAAACCGAGCACAAGGGCATCGCCGAAATCATCATCGGCAAACAGCGGAACGGCCCGATCGGCTTTATCCGCCTGGCCTTCATCGGCAAGTACACGCGCTTCGAAAACCTCGCGCCGGGCAGTTACAACTTCGACGACGACGAGTAA
- a CDS encoding YgiQ family radical SAM protein — protein sequence MQAAKPLFDYPKYWAECFGPAPFLPMSREEMDQLGWDSCDIIIVTGDAYVDHPSFGMAIIGRLLESQGFRVGIIAQPNWQSKDDFMKLGEPNLFFGVAAGNMDSMINRYTADKKIRSDDAYTPGGMAGKRPDRASLVYSQRCKEAYKHVPIVLGGIEASLRRIAHYDYWQDRVRNSILIDASADILLYGNAERAIVEVAQRLSYGHKIEDITDVRGTAFIRRDTPAGWYEVDSTRIDRPGKIDKIINPYVNTQDTQACAIEQEKGPVEDPEEAKVVQILASPKMTRDKTVIRLPSMEKVRNDPVLYAHANRVLHLETNPGNARALVQKHGEIDVWFNPPPIPMTTEEMDYVFGMPYARVPHPAYGKEKIPAYDMIRFSVNIMRGCFGGCTFCSITEHEGRIIQNRSEESIIREIEEIRDKVPGFTGVISDLGGPTANMYRIACKSPEIESACRKPSCVFPGICPNLNTDHSSLIQLYRSARALPGVKKILIASGLRYDLAVESPEYVKELVTHHVGGYLKIAPEHTEEGPLNQMMKPGIGTYDRFKRMFEKYTKEAGKEQYLIPYFIAAHPGTTDEDMMNLALWLKGNGFRADQVQAFYPSPMATATAMYHSGKNPLRKVTYKSDGVTIVKSEEQRRLHKAFLRYHDPKGWPMLREALTRMGRADLIGPGKNQLIPLHQPATDSYQSARRKNSTPAGSHKVAKEKTTRILTQHTGLPPRASDGGNPWDKREQAKAAAFARNQQAAKERKEAAKGKGPKPARKPVVPR from the coding sequence ATGCAAGCAGCCAAGCCGTTATTTGACTATCCAAAATATTGGGCCGAATGTTTCGGACCAGCCCCGTTCCTGCCGATGAGCAGGGAGGAGATGGATCAGCTTGGCTGGGATTCCTGCGACATCATCATTGTCACGGGTGATGCCTACGTCGATCACCCGTCGTTCGGCATGGCGATCATCGGCCGGCTGCTGGAGTCGCAAGGCTTCCGCGTCGGGATCATTGCCCAGCCGAACTGGCAGTCCAAAGACGACTTCATGAAGCTCGGCGAACCGAACCTGTTCTTCGGCGTCGCGGCCGGCAACATGGACTCGATGATCAACCGCTACACCGCGGACAAGAAAATCCGTTCCGACGACGCCTACACCCCGGGCGGCATGGCCGGCAAGCGTCCGGATCGCGCGAGCCTGGTCTACAGCCAGCGCTGCAAGGAAGCCTACAAGCACGTGCCGATCGTGCTCGGCGGCATCGAAGCCTCCCTGCGCCGCATCGCCCACTACGACTACTGGCAGGATCGTGTGCGCAACTCGATCCTGATCGACGCCAGCGCCGACATTTTGCTGTACGGCAACGCCGAGCGGGCGATTGTCGAAGTCGCCCAGCGTCTGTCCTACGGTCACAAGATCGAAGACATCACCGATGTGCGCGGCACCGCGTTCATCCGTCGCGACACGCCGGCAGGCTGGTACGAAGTCGACTCCACGCGCATCGACCGTCCGGGCAAGATCGACAAGATCATCAACCCGTATGTGAACACCCAGGACACTCAGGCTTGCGCGATCGAGCAGGAGAAAGGCCCGGTTGAAGATCCGGAAGAAGCCAAAGTCGTACAGATCCTGGCCAGCCCGAAGATGACCCGCGACAAGACCGTGATCCGCCTGCCATCGATGGAAAAGGTGCGTAACGACCCGGTCCTGTACGCCCACGCCAACCGCGTGCTGCACCTGGAAACCAACCCGGGCAACGCCCGTGCGCTGGTGCAGAAGCATGGCGAGATCGACGTCTGGTTCAACCCGCCGCCGATTCCGATGACCACTGAAGAAATGGACTACGTGTTCGGCATGCCTTACGCACGTGTTCCGCACCCTGCGTATGGCAAGGAAAAGATCCCGGCCTACGACATGATCCGTTTCTCGGTGAACATCATGCGTGGCTGCTTCGGCGGCTGCACCTTCTGCTCGATCACCGAGCACGAAGGCCGGATCATCCAGAACCGTTCCGAAGAGTCGATCATTCGCGAAATCGAAGAGATCCGCGACAAGGTCCCGGGTTTCACCGGCGTCATTTCCGACCTCGGCGGCCCGACCGCGAACATGTACCGCATCGCCTGCAAGAGCCCGGAAATCGAATCCGCGTGCCGCAAGCCGTCCTGCGTGTTCCCGGGCATCTGCCCGAACCTGAACACCGATCACTCGTCGCTGATTCAGCTCTACCGCAGCGCCCGTGCGTTGCCGGGTGTGAAGAAGATCCTGATCGCCTCCGGCCTGCGTTACGACCTCGCGGTCGAGTCGCCGGAGTACGTCAAGGAGCTGGTGACCCACCACGTCGGCGGTTACCTGAAGATCGCCCCGGAACACACCGAGGAAGGTCCGCTCAACCAGATGATGAAACCGGGGATCGGTACCTACGATCGCTTCAAGCGCATGTTCGAGAAGTACACCAAGGAAGCGGGGAAAGAGCAGTACCTGATTCCGTACTTCATCGCCGCGCACCCGGGCACCACCGACGAAGACATGATGAACCTGGCGCTGTGGCTCAAGGGCAACGGGTTCCGTGCCGACCAGGTGCAGGCGTTCTATCCGTCGCCGATGGCCACCGCCACCGCGATGTACCACTCGGGCAAGAACCCGCTGCGCAAGGTCACCTACAAGAGCGACGGCGTGACCATCGTCAAGAGCGAGGAGCAGCGTCGTCTGCACAAGGCGTTCCTGCGTTATCACGACCCGAAAGGCTGGCCGATGCTGCGTGAAGCGCTGACCCGCATGGGCCGCGCCGACCTGATCGGGCCGGGCAAGAACCAGTTGATCCCGCTGCACCAGCCGGCCACCGACAGCTACCAGAGTGCCCGTCGCAAGAACTCGACGCCGGCCGGCAGCCACAAGGTCGCGAAAGAGAAGACCACCAGGATCCTCACCCAGCACACCGGTCTGCCACCGCGCGCCAGCGACGGCGGCAATCCTTGGGACAAGCGTGAGCAGGCCAAGGCCGCGGCATTCGCCCGCAACCAGCAGGCCGCCAAGGAGCGCAAGGAAGCGGCGAAAGGCAAAGGGCCGAAACCGGCACGCAAACCGGTCGTACCGCGCTGA
- a CDS encoding transglutaminase family protein yields the protein MSIHVALHHVTHYRYDRAVELGPQIVRLRPAAHSRTRILSYSLKVSPEQHFINWQQDPQGNYLARLVFPEKTAELRIEVDLLAEMAVFNPFDFFLEPYAEKIPFAYAADERKELAPYLETLPLTPKFKAYLDAIDRTPLPAVDFLVALNQRLSEDINYLIRMEPGVQTPEHTLEHASGSCRDSAWLLVQLLRNLGLAARFVSGYLIQLTADVKSLDGPSGTEVDFTDLHAWCEVYLPGAGWIGLDATSGLFAGEGHIPLACSPDPSSAAPISGLVEPCECEFSHEMSVERIWEAPRVTKPYTDEQWLAIQALGRQIDADLLEGDVRLTMGGEPTFVSIDDPDGAEWNTAALGPDKRRLSAELFQRMRKHYAPKGLVHFGQGKWYPGEQLPRWSLNCYWRRDGVPIWHNNALIADEQQDYGATGELAGRFLASVAERLKLPTRFVFPAYEDHFYYLWREGALPSNVSAEDSRLEEPLERARLRKVFSQGLDKVIGQVLPLARTAKGDQWQSGRWYLRDEHCRLVPGDSPLGYRLPLGSQPWVKAAEYPFIHPNDPNQDFPELPDSAQLNRHDAPAAADERVPKIDESADWLTRTALCAEAREGRLYLFMPPLERVEDYLELVAAIEATAEELHCPVLLEGYEPPSDPRLSNFRITPDPGVIEVNVQPSATWDELVERTEFLYEEARQTRLSTEKFMVDGRHTGTGGGNHFVLGGATPGDSPFLRRPDLLRSLISYWHNHPSLSYLFSGLFIGPTSQAPRVDEARNDALYELEIAFAQMPAPEEECAPWLVDRLLRNLLIDVTGNTHRAEFCIDKLYSPDGATGRLGLLELRAFEMPPHARMSLAQQLLLRALVARFWREPYAPPKLARWGTELHDRFLLPHFIEQDFADVIVELNNAGYPLRAEWFAAHLEFRFPKVGDYAVNGIELELRQALEPWHVLGEEGAAGGTVRYVDSSLERLQVKLTGLPPQRYLLTCNGIPVPLQSTGRVGEFVAGVRFRAWQPANCLQPTIPVHAPLVFDLLDTWMQRSLGGCQYHVAHPGGRNYETLPVNANEAESRRMARFFRIGHTPGKLPIPNLTISDELPMTLDLRRF from the coding sequence GTGTCGATTCATGTCGCATTGCATCACGTCACGCATTACCGCTACGACCGCGCTGTCGAACTCGGCCCGCAGATCGTGCGGCTGCGCCCGGCTGCCCACAGCCGCACGCGGATTCTGTCTTATTCACTGAAAGTCTCTCCCGAGCAGCACTTCATCAACTGGCAGCAGGACCCTCAGGGCAACTACCTCGCACGGCTGGTGTTCCCCGAGAAAACCGCCGAACTGCGGATCGAGGTGGACCTGCTGGCAGAGATGGCGGTGTTCAACCCGTTCGACTTTTTCCTCGAACCCTACGCCGAGAAAATCCCCTTCGCCTACGCCGCCGATGAACGCAAGGAGCTGGCGCCGTACCTCGAAACCCTGCCGCTGACCCCGAAATTCAAGGCCTATCTGGACGCCATCGACCGCACGCCGTTGCCGGCCGTGGATTTCCTGGTGGCGCTCAACCAGCGTCTGAGCGAAGACATCAATTACCTGATCCGTATGGAACCGGGCGTACAGACCCCGGAGCACACCCTCGAACACGCCTCCGGCTCCTGCCGCGACTCGGCATGGTTGCTGGTGCAACTGCTGCGCAACCTCGGGCTGGCGGCGCGTTTTGTCTCCGGTTACCTGATTCAACTGACTGCGGATGTGAAAAGCCTCGACGGCCCGTCCGGCACCGAAGTGGATTTCACCGATCTGCACGCCTGGTGCGAGGTGTACTTGCCCGGCGCCGGCTGGATCGGCCTCGATGCGACCTCCGGACTGTTCGCCGGGGAAGGGCATATTCCTTTGGCCTGTAGTCCCGATCCGTCCTCGGCGGCGCCGATCAGCGGTCTGGTGGAGCCTTGCGAGTGCGAGTTCAGCCACGAAATGTCGGTAGAGCGGATCTGGGAAGCGCCGCGGGTCACAAAGCCCTACACCGATGAGCAATGGCTGGCGATCCAGGCGCTGGGCCGGCAGATCGATGCCGACCTGCTGGAAGGCGATGTGCGCCTGACAATGGGCGGCGAGCCGACCTTCGTGTCGATCGACGACCCCGACGGCGCCGAGTGGAACACCGCCGCGCTCGGGCCGGACAAGCGCCGGCTCTCCGCCGAGCTGTTTCAGCGTATGCGCAAACATTACGCCCCCAAGGGACTGGTGCATTTCGGCCAGGGCAAGTGGTATCCGGGCGAGCAGCTGCCGCGCTGGTCGCTCAATTGCTACTGGCGCCGCGACGGCGTGCCGATCTGGCACAACAACGCATTGATTGCCGATGAACAGCAGGATTACGGCGCCACCGGTGAACTGGCCGGGCGCTTTCTGGCGAGTGTCGCCGAGCGCCTGAAACTGCCGACACGCTTTGTCTTCCCGGCCTACGAAGACCATTTCTATTACCTCTGGCGCGAAGGCGCCTTGCCGAGCAACGTCAGCGCCGAAGACTCGCGTCTGGAGGAGCCACTGGAACGTGCGCGACTGCGCAAGGTGTTCAGTCAGGGGCTGGACAAGGTCATCGGTCAGGTGCTGCCGCTGGCGCGCACCGCCAAGGGTGATCAATGGCAGAGCGGGCGCTGGTATCTGCGCGATGAACATTGCCGGCTGGTGCCGGGAGACTCACCGCTGGGCTATCGCCTGCCATTGGGTTCGCAGCCCTGGGTGAAGGCGGCGGAGTATCCGTTCATTCACCCGAACGATCCGAATCAGGACTTCCCCGAACTGCCCGACTCTGCGCAACTCAATCGACACGACGCGCCGGCTGCGGCGGACGAACGGGTGCCGAAGATCGACGAGTCCGCCGACTGGCTGACCCGCACCGCGCTCTGCGCCGAGGCCCGGGAAGGCCGCTTGTATCTGTTCATGCCGCCGCTGGAGCGGGTCGAGGATTATCTGGAGCTGGTAGCCGCCATCGAAGCCACTGCCGAAGAATTGCACTGTCCGGTGCTGCTGGAAGGCTACGAGCCGCCGAGCGATCCGCGCCTGAGCAACTTCCGCATCACCCCGGATCCCGGCGTGATCGAGGTTAACGTGCAGCCGTCGGCGACCTGGGACGAGTTGGTCGAGCGCACCGAATTTCTGTACGAAGAAGCGCGCCAGACCCGACTGTCTACCGAGAAATTCATGGTCGACGGTCGACACACCGGAACCGGCGGCGGCAACCATTTCGTCCTCGGTGGCGCGACGCCGGGCGATTCACCATTTCTGCGCCGTCCGGATCTGCTGCGCAGCCTGATCAGCTACTGGCACAACCATCCGTCGCTGTCCTACCTGTTTTCAGGTCTGTTCATCGGCCCGACCTCTCAGGCGCCGCGAGTCGACGAAGCGCGCAACGATGCGTTGTATGAGCTGGAAATCGCTTTCGCGCAGATGCCGGCGCCGGAAGAGGAGTGCGCCCCATGGCTGGTGGATCGGCTGTTGCGCAATCTGCTGATCGATGTCACCGGCAACACCCATCGCGCCGAGTTCTGCATCGACAAGCTGTATTCACCGGACGGCGCCACCGGGCGTCTCGGTCTGCTGGAATTGCGTGCGTTCGAAATGCCGCCCCATGCGCGCATGAGCCTGGCCCAGCAGTTGTTGCTTCGGGCACTGGTGGCGCGATTCTGGCGCGAGCCCTATGCACCGCCGAAACTGGCGCGCTGGGGCACCGAGTTGCATGACCGTTTCCTGCTGCCGCATTTCATCGAGCAGGACTTTGCCGACGTCATCGTCGAACTCAACAATGCCGGTTATCCGCTGCGTGCCGAATGGTTTGCCGCGCATCTGGAGTTTCGCTTTCCCAAGGTCGGCGATTACGCCGTCAATGGCATCGAGCTGGAATTGCGTCAGGCCCTTGAACCCTGGCATGTGCTGGGCGAGGAGGGCGCGGCGGGCGGTACGGTGCGTTACGTCGATTCATCGCTGGAACGTTTGCAGGTCAAGCTCACAGGGTTGCCGCCGCAGCGTTACCTGCTGACCTGCAACGGCATTCCGGTGCCTCTGCAATCGACCGGGCGGGTCGGCGAGTTTGTCGCCGGCGTGCGTTTCCGCGCGTGGCAACCGGCCAACTGCTTGCAACCGACGATCCCGGTGCATGCGCCGCTGGTGTTCGACCTGCTCGATACCTGGATGCAGCGCTCGCTGGGCGGCTGCCAGTACCACGTCGCCCATCCGGGCGGGCGTAATTACGAAACGCTGCCAGTCAATGCCAACGAGGCGGAGAGCCGGCGCATGGCGCGTTTCTTCCGCATCGGACATACGCCGGGGAAACTTCCGATACCGAACCTGACAATCTCCGACGAGCTACCGATGACTCTCGATTTACGACGTTTTTGA